A genome region from Nocardia sp. NBC_00565 includes the following:
- a CDS encoding NADPH:quinone oxidoreductase family protein, producing the protein MKAWQVIEHGEPKKVMELGEKAVPEPGPGEVRILVKAAALALPDVFMCRGTYAFNPGIPFTPGQEVVGIVNATGAGVDLAVGSRVIATTSFIQGNGGFAEQALAPISATYPIPDGMPDEDAAAFLIPFQTAYIALARRGQLLRGETLLVHGGAGGVGSAAIQVGRALGAKVIATATGPERVKACLDLGASLAIDIGGEDFAEIVNKATEGRGANVIFDPVGGDVFIRSFKCIANEGRLLAIGYSSGSWKNAATGAVVFKNCSVVGVLAALYDKEFLDRTHEELLKLYAEGKIRPRKQEISFDDIPDALTDLVDRKVIGRVVAVL; encoded by the coding sequence ATGAAAGCATGGCAGGTTATCGAACATGGCGAGCCGAAAAAGGTAATGGAGCTCGGTGAGAAAGCTGTTCCGGAACCGGGCCCCGGCGAGGTACGTATTCTAGTAAAAGCTGCGGCTTTAGCTTTGCCGGACGTTTTTATGTGTCGAGGAACCTACGCTTTCAACCCGGGAATTCCGTTTACCCCTGGTCAGGAGGTGGTCGGCATTGTCAATGCTACCGGCGCAGGAGTTGATCTTGCTGTTGGTTCTCGTGTGATCGCCACAACTTCTTTTATCCAGGGGAATGGAGGGTTTGCCGAGCAGGCCCTCGCCCCGATCAGTGCGACGTATCCTATACCGGATGGCATGCCCGATGAGGATGCGGCCGCTTTCCTGATCCCGTTTCAAACGGCATATATTGCTTTGGCCAGACGAGGGCAATTATTGCGAGGTGAAACGCTACTTGTTCATGGTGGGGCGGGTGGCGTTGGATCGGCTGCCATACAGGTGGGCCGTGCACTCGGGGCCAAGGTTATCGCTACCGCTACGGGACCAGAAAGAGTCAAGGCATGTCTCGATCTGGGGGCTTCTTTGGCGATCGATATCGGCGGGGAGGATTTTGCGGAAATAGTCAATAAGGCTACGGAGGGGCGTGGTGCGAACGTGATATTCGACCCCGTAGGTGGTGATGTGTTCATCCGGTCGTTCAAGTGCATTGCCAATGAAGGGAGGCTGTTGGCCATCGGCTACTCGAGCGGAAGTTGGAAGAATGCAGCCACCGGGGCTGTTGTCTTCAAAAACTGCTCAGTAGTGGGTGTTCTTGCTGCATTGTATGATAAAGAGTTCTTGGATCGCACGCATGAGGAGTTACTTAAACTCTACGCTGAAGGTAAGATCCGGCCGAGAAAACAAGAAATATCATTTGACGATATTCCTGATGCGCTGACCGACCTCGTTGATCGAAAGGTGATCGGCAGAGTAGTCGCGGTACTGTGA
- a CDS encoding enoyl-CoA hydratase/isomerase family protein, with product MNERISVDKVNHVATLTLSRPEKHNAFDGVALQEFGQCMDELSKDEDTRAIIITGAGKSFCAGSDTAYISEIQADMGKSAGRFNFHKPFGPYQVLPSSLHNCPKPTIAAINGFTSGIAVALISLCDYRIASERASFTPQFVNFGLAAEMGISYTLPRVTSLSVALEFLSTGEKRDAQWAKECGLVKEVTSPEGLMKSAMELADKLASMPPVSVENIKRLVYQAIDPGFEAQLQFEARVGTALGQTEDCMEAVVAMMEKRAPVFKGK from the coding sequence GTGAACGAAAGAATATCAGTAGACAAGGTCAATCATGTCGCCACGTTGACATTGAGCAGGCCCGAGAAGCATAACGCGTTCGATGGCGTGGCCTTGCAAGAGTTCGGTCAATGTATGGATGAGCTCAGCAAGGACGAAGACACCAGGGCGATCATTATTACTGGCGCTGGAAAGTCCTTCTGTGCGGGTAGTGACACCGCATATATAAGCGAGATTCAAGCGGATATGGGTAAATCGGCGGGGCGATTCAATTTCCATAAACCCTTTGGCCCGTATCAGGTACTTCCCTCTTCTCTGCATAACTGTCCGAAGCCTACGATCGCCGCCATCAATGGTTTTACTTCTGGCATAGCGGTGGCTTTGATCAGTCTCTGTGATTATCGCATTGCATCGGAAAGGGCATCTTTTACACCCCAGTTCGTCAATTTTGGTTTGGCCGCTGAAATGGGGATTAGTTACACCCTGCCGCGGGTCACCTCGCTGTCTGTCGCTCTCGAATTTCTGAGTACTGGAGAGAAAAGGGACGCTCAATGGGCGAAGGAGTGTGGATTGGTAAAAGAAGTGACGTCTCCGGAAGGCTTGATGAAATCGGCGATGGAATTGGCTGACAAGCTGGCGAGCATGCCCCCGGTTTCGGTGGAAAACATCAAGCGTTTGGTCTATCAGGCGATAGACCCGGGTTTTGAAGCGCAGCTTCAATTCGAGGCTCGCGTTGGAACAGCGTTGGGCCAGACTGAAGATTGCATGGAAGCTGTCGTCGCCATGATGGAAAAGCGAGCGCCGGTTTTCAAAGGCAAGTGA
- a CDS encoding nuclear transport factor 2 family protein gives MAENMTAEEVVRAWNDAYSRKDLEATLALMSEDFIRLGDSSHWTPINKKDWGQIMIDFFKAFPDWHWDMTTLTASGDRVVCEFTENGTFTDPYPVLPGLVLAPTGESYTDYDCDCFEVKDGLITEIRAYVTNELDRKFRFVSKIEEFLSTGNAPEK, from the coding sequence ATGGCCGAAAATATGACGGCTGAAGAAGTTGTCAGGGCATGGAATGATGCTTACTCCAGGAAGGATCTCGAAGCCACATTGGCTCTTATGTCCGAAGACTTCATTCGATTGGGCGACAGTTCTCACTGGACGCCGATCAACAAGAAGGACTGGGGGCAGATCATGATTGATTTCTTCAAAGCATTTCCTGACTGGCACTGGGATATGACAACTTTGACAGCCTCGGGTGATCGGGTGGTGTGTGAGTTTACTGAGAACGGTACTTTTACCGACCCGTATCCAGTGCTGCCAGGTCTGGTTCTGGCCCCGACGGGAGAATCCTATACCGACTATGACTGCGATTGTTTCGAAGTTAAAGATGGGCTCATTACAGAGATTCGCGCTTACGTAACAAATGAACTCGATAGAAAATTTAGATTTGTTTCAAAAATAGAAGAGTTTCTTTCGACCGGCAACGCTCCAGAAAAATGA
- a CDS encoding nuclear transport factor 2 family protein → MKPEHNFARTGNLEDPVKTNSATDRSASTNISRRSAMAALGAVTTVGVLAVPGRAEAAGPPRGRKSPTSQLSPEEVVRAWNDAYVKHDVQGCLAYMSDDFQRIGDSTLWVPQNKQLTEYTWTQFFAAFPDWTWDMTSLNTIGNLVVCEFTERGTWTKPYNILPGVTLQPTNTSFVDHDADFFTVKNGLITEIRAYITNNFQRIYGLGTVCAPKIP, encoded by the coding sequence ATGAAACCCGAACACAATTTCGCACGAACTGGCAATCTGGAGGATCCCGTGAAGACGAACTCTGCCACCGACCGAAGCGCCAGTACAAACATCTCACGCCGCTCCGCTATGGCGGCTCTAGGCGCAGTCACGACGGTTGGTGTGCTGGCGGTGCCCGGGCGGGCGGAGGCGGCCGGGCCGCCCCGGGGCAGAAAGTCACCGACGAGCCAGCTAAGTCCAGAGGAGGTTGTTCGAGCCTGGAACGATGCCTACGTCAAGCATGATGTCCAGGGCTGTCTGGCGTACATGTCCGACGACTTCCAGCGCATCGGTGATTCCACTTTGTGGGTGCCGCAGAACAAGCAGCTGACAGAATACACGTGGACGCAATTCTTTGCTGCTTTCCCGGACTGGACGTGGGACATGACCAGCCTCAACACCATCGGAAACCTCGTCGTGTGCGAATTCACCGAGAGAGGGACGTGGACCAAGCCGTACAACATCTTGCCCGGGGTGACCCTCCAGCCGACCAATACGTCGTTCGTTGACCATGACGCTGACTTCTTCACGGTGAAAAATGGTCTGATCACAGAAATTCGCGCCTACATCACGAACAACTTTCAGCGGATTTACGGCCTCGGCACAGTGTGTGCCCCGAAAATTCCCTGA
- a CDS encoding ABC transporter substrate-binding protein, whose product MEQMVDNRSSRTGSSAALRLGLVALVSGLALTACSNSSPDSAGSSGPTVALSDNKATGTPIKVGYVSPEGGPMGQLPEPRAAAEAAVQYVNQNLGGVSGHPLQLVVCTQKEDPATARNCANQLVADGVVAVLAPVTSQGDALVPIITNAGIPYVTVSGASRSEMSADNAFVLTGGVPGAFAGAAKYSAEHYKKVALLIIDAGGVLATVKFLAEPAFQQAGVQLDVVGIPLGTPDTTPQVNAALAQHPDAVFVVGDGSLCTSVFKALSSLGSTADKMAVQTCAGPDVMASISSEVEGAKIFGTFDATSDNEDTRVFRTVLQKYSPETSMYGFAFSGYQTLLGLTRSLQGIQGDITAASVGAAMRASNNVPLPLGDGLTFTCDGKQFPMLKAVCGQGVIVETVKDGKLAGAQVVR is encoded by the coding sequence ATGGAACAAATGGTAGATAATCGTTCGTCGCGGACGGGCTCGTCGGCAGCATTGCGGCTGGGACTGGTCGCACTGGTGTCTGGTCTTGCGTTGACGGCGTGCAGCAATTCCAGCCCGGATAGTGCCGGTTCGTCCGGTCCGACGGTAGCGCTGTCCGATAACAAAGCGACGGGGACGCCGATCAAGGTCGGATACGTCAGTCCGGAGGGCGGACCGATGGGGCAGTTGCCCGAGCCGCGGGCGGCTGCCGAGGCGGCGGTTCAGTATGTGAACCAGAACCTCGGTGGTGTCTCCGGCCACCCACTTCAGTTGGTGGTATGCACGCAAAAGGAAGATCCGGCGACGGCTCGCAATTGCGCGAACCAACTGGTGGCAGACGGTGTCGTTGCGGTTCTGGCACCGGTGACCTCCCAGGGTGACGCCTTGGTGCCGATTATCACAAACGCCGGGATTCCCTATGTGACAGTTTCAGGAGCGAGTCGGAGCGAGATGTCGGCGGACAACGCCTTCGTCCTGACCGGCGGTGTACCGGGCGCGTTTGCTGGGGCCGCGAAATATTCGGCCGAGCACTATAAGAAGGTTGCGTTGCTCATCATCGATGCGGGCGGAGTGCTTGCAACGGTGAAATTCCTGGCGGAGCCGGCATTTCAGCAGGCCGGTGTCCAGTTGGACGTTGTGGGTATTCCTTTGGGCACGCCCGACACGACGCCTCAGGTGAACGCTGCGCTTGCTCAGCATCCTGACGCGGTATTCGTCGTCGGGGACGGTTCGCTGTGTACGTCGGTATTCAAAGCCTTGTCCAGTTTGGGGTCTACCGCAGATAAAATGGCGGTGCAGACCTGTGCGGGGCCGGATGTTATGGCTTCCATCAGCAGTGAAGTCGAAGGCGCGAAAATTTTCGGAACCTTCGACGCAACGTCCGACAATGAGGACACAAGGGTATTTCGTACGGTGTTGCAGAAATACTCGCCGGAAACCAGTATGTATGGCTTCGCATTCTCCGGTTATCAGACGTTGCTCGGCCTGACACGCAGTCTTCAGGGTATCCAGGGAGATATCACCGCCGCGTCGGTCGGTGCCGCGATGCGCGCGTCGAATAATGTGCCGCTTCCGCTGGGCGACGGATTGACGTTCACGTGCGACGGCAAGCAGTTCCCGATGTTGAAGGCGGTCTGCGGACAGGGCGTGATCGTCGAGACCGTCAAGGACGGCAAGTTGGCGGGCGCCCAAGTGGTCCGCTAG
- a CDS encoding branched-chain amino acid ABC transporter permease/ATP-binding protein — MDQHLAFLALGLGNGAVYAALGLALVMTFRSSGVVNFSTGAVALYVAYNFAFLRRGELLVPIPGLPKSVSLGGPLGVLPACVISLAIAALLGAVLYVAIFRPLRNASTVAKAVASIGVMLVVQDVLAQRVGTNPISVKRIFPAHSIGFGGAHVPTDRIILAGVVIGIALLLALLYRFTRFGLATRAAASSEKGAILTGLSPDTIAIGNWALSTMVAGISGILIAPIVPLVPLSYTLFIVPALAAAFIGNFGSMTLAVGGGLLIGMLQAEGTHLQTTISWFPRAGMSEVVPLVLILAFLVFRGKPLPTRGAVVARSLGRSPRPERILSTTVIAAVIAVVALIATSGADRTALIVTFILAVIALSQVVVTGFAGQVSLAQLTLAGVSAFTLSRLGEDLGVPFPFAPILAALVAALVGVVFGLPALRVRGLPLTVATLTLAVFLDAFWFQSGAFTGGLTGAHIKPPTLFGLDLGIGAGQGYPRIGFGLLCLTVLVVVAVAVALLRRSRLGASMLAVRANERSAAAAGVDVARVKLAAFGIGAFIAGLGGALMAYQETLATSQSYSVFAGIGLFAVVYVAGITSVSGGILAGALGPGAIVFTLSAQYLHLGPYYVTISGILLVLIVIRYPEGIAGQFHRLLDRMRKPSGAVVPPADLVKPVSGQVAPAGQLGDLLFSATGLNVNYGSIVAVDDVSIRVRQGEILGLIGPNGAGKTTLIDAISGFTKAEGNVVLGDVRLDSMRPHHRSRLGLGRSFQGVELYDDLTVRENVEVGRGAARHRPAAARRGTDADALASLFGLLELDSVAERPVGTLSQGQRQLVSVARVLAGAPTLALLDEPAAGLDTGESLWLGERLRSVRDTGVAIMMVDHDMELVLQVCDRIIVLDLGAVIADGTPDEIRNDPRVVRAYLGTPHVSSKGCEENARM; from the coding sequence GTGGATCAACATTTAGCTTTTCTCGCGTTGGGGTTGGGTAATGGCGCGGTGTACGCCGCGCTGGGTTTGGCGCTCGTCATGACGTTCCGCAGTTCCGGAGTCGTGAACTTCAGCACTGGGGCGGTGGCGCTGTATGTCGCCTACAATTTCGCCTTCCTACGTCGGGGAGAATTGCTGGTGCCCATACCGGGTCTGCCGAAGAGTGTCTCGCTGGGCGGCCCGCTGGGTGTCCTGCCCGCCTGCGTCATCTCACTGGCCATCGCCGCTCTGCTCGGAGCAGTGCTGTACGTGGCGATTTTCCGGCCGTTGCGCAACGCTTCCACGGTGGCCAAGGCGGTGGCGTCGATCGGTGTGATGCTGGTGGTGCAGGACGTGTTGGCGCAGCGGGTGGGCACCAATCCGATATCGGTGAAACGGATCTTCCCGGCTCATTCGATCGGGTTCGGTGGCGCGCACGTGCCGACGGACCGGATCATCCTGGCGGGGGTGGTGATCGGCATCGCGTTGTTGCTGGCGTTGCTTTACCGGTTCACCCGGTTCGGCTTGGCGACGCGGGCGGCGGCGTCGTCGGAGAAGGGCGCCATTCTCACCGGGCTCTCACCGGACACCATTGCTATTGGCAACTGGGCGTTGAGCACGATGGTGGCCGGCATCAGCGGGATTCTGATCGCCCCGATAGTTCCGTTGGTCCCGCTGTCCTACACATTGTTCATCGTGCCGGCCCTGGCTGCGGCTTTCATCGGAAACTTCGGATCGATGACACTCGCGGTGGGCGGTGGTTTGTTGATCGGGATGCTGCAGGCGGAGGGGACCCATCTGCAGACGACTATCAGTTGGTTCCCGCGAGCTGGGATGTCCGAGGTGGTGCCGCTGGTTCTGATCCTCGCGTTCCTGGTATTCCGCGGCAAGCCGCTGCCCACTCGTGGTGCGGTGGTGGCGCGATCACTCGGACGATCACCGCGTCCTGAGAGGATTTTGTCGACGACGGTGATCGCCGCGGTGATCGCCGTAGTGGCGTTGATTGCTACATCTGGAGCTGATCGGACGGCGCTCATCGTAACGTTCATCCTCGCGGTCATCGCTTTGTCTCAGGTTGTGGTAACGGGATTCGCGGGGCAGGTGTCGCTGGCCCAACTCACACTGGCGGGTGTCTCCGCATTCACGCTCAGCCGTCTGGGCGAGGACCTCGGCGTGCCGTTCCCGTTCGCGCCGATCCTGGCGGCGCTGGTGGCTGCGCTGGTCGGGGTCGTGTTCGGCTTGCCAGCGCTGCGGGTCCGCGGGCTGCCGCTCACGGTTGCCACCCTGACCTTGGCGGTGTTCTTGGATGCGTTCTGGTTTCAGAGCGGCGCGTTCACCGGGGGCCTGACGGGTGCGCACATAAAGCCGCCGACCCTGTTCGGTCTCGATCTCGGGATCGGAGCGGGCCAGGGATATCCGAGGATCGGCTTCGGGCTGCTGTGCCTGACCGTGCTGGTCGTCGTGGCTGTGGCTGTGGCGTTGTTGCGTAGGAGCCGTCTGGGGGCCTCGATGCTCGCGGTCCGCGCCAACGAGCGCTCGGCCGCCGCCGCAGGGGTCGATGTCGCGCGAGTCAAGCTCGCCGCGTTCGGGATCGGCGCGTTCATCGCCGGACTCGGTGGCGCGCTGATGGCTTATCAGGAAACCCTGGCCACATCGCAGTCATATTCGGTATTCGCCGGAATCGGTTTGTTCGCGGTGGTTTATGTCGCCGGAATCACGTCGGTGTCGGGCGGAATACTGGCAGGCGCACTCGGACCGGGCGCGATCGTATTCACGTTGAGCGCCCAGTATCTGCATCTGGGTCCTTACTACGTCACGATCAGCGGGATACTGCTGGTGCTGATCGTGATCCGATACCCGGAAGGCATCGCGGGTCAGTTCCATCGACTTCTCGACCGTATGCGAAAGCCATCCGGGGCGGTCGTACCTCCTGCCGATCTCGTGAAGCCTGTGTCGGGGCAGGTCGCACCGGCAGGACAGTTGGGGGACCTGCTGTTCTCGGCAACAGGTCTGAACGTCAATTACGGCAGCATCGTCGCCGTCGACGACGTGTCCATCCGTGTGCGGCAAGGTGAGATCCTCGGGCTCATCGGCCCGAACGGGGCGGGCAAGACAACGCTGATCGACGCGATCAGCGGGTTCACGAAGGCCGAGGGCAACGTGGTTCTCGGCGATGTCCGGCTGGATTCGATGCGCCCGCATCACCGCAGCAGGCTCGGGCTCGGACGCTCGTTTCAGGGAGTGGAACTCTACGACGACCTCACCGTGCGCGAGAACGTCGAAGTGGGGCGCGGCGCCGCGCGGCACAGGCCCGCCGCGGCTCGCCGCGGCACCGATGCCGACGCGTTGGCGTCACTGTTCGGCCTGCTCGAATTGGATTCGGTGGCCGAGCGACCGGTGGGGACGTTGTCCCAGGGGCAGCGGCAACTTGTGTCTGTCGCGCGGGTGCTGGCCGGTGCTCCTACCCTGGCCCTGCTCGATGAGCCCGCCGCCGGGTTGGATACCGGCGAAAGCCTGTGGCTGGGAGAGCGGTTGCGGTCTGTCCGCGATACCGGTGTGGCCATCATGATGGTGGACCACGACATGGAACTTGTTCTTCAGGTGTGCGACCGGATCATCGTGCTCGATCTCGGCGCGGTCATCGCCGACGGAACCCCGGACGAGATTCGCAACGATCCGCGCGTGGTGCGCGCTTACCTCGGTACCCCGCACGTGTCGTCGAAAGGCTGTGAGGAAAATGCTCGAATGTAA
- a CDS encoding ABC transporter ATP-binding protein, translating to MLECNSLSAGYFKDRPCVREVSLSIDSGQIVSLLGPNGAGKTTLLLTLAGLLPSLGGNVVLAGTAIAAGKARLAAKRGLVLVPDDRALFAGLSVADHLRLATSESSDIDRILGYFPALLNRWKVAAGQLSGGEQQMLAIGRALALKPRALLIDELSMGLAPIAVESILPVIKQVAVEENIAVLLVEQHVKLALSVADRAVVLVKGRIVVNSDAAELLRHPDIVEAAYLGVNHEPDAAIVG from the coding sequence ATGCTCGAATGTAACAGCTTGTCGGCCGGATATTTCAAGGACCGCCCCTGTGTTCGCGAAGTCAGCTTGTCTATCGATAGCGGCCAGATCGTGTCGTTGCTGGGGCCCAATGGGGCAGGGAAGACCACGTTGCTGCTGACGCTGGCCGGTCTGCTGCCGAGTCTCGGCGGCAACGTTGTGTTGGCGGGGACGGCAATAGCGGCAGGTAAGGCTCGACTAGCCGCGAAGCGGGGCTTGGTGCTCGTGCCCGACGACCGGGCGCTGTTTGCCGGCCTGAGTGTTGCGGACCATCTGCGGCTGGCGACCAGCGAGAGCTCCGACATCGATCGGATCCTCGGGTATTTCCCTGCACTGCTGAATCGCTGGAAAGTTGCCGCAGGGCAACTCTCCGGCGGAGAGCAGCAGATGTTGGCGATCGGGCGCGCACTGGCGCTGAAACCACGGGCGCTACTCATCGATGAACTGTCGATGGGATTGGCACCGATTGCGGTGGAGTCGATCCTACCGGTGATCAAGCAGGTTGCGGTCGAGGAGAACATCGCTGTACTGCTGGTCGAACAACACGTCAAACTTGCTCTATCAGTTGCGGACCGAGCCGTGGTGCTGGTGAAAGGGCGCATCGTGGTGAACAGCGACGCCGCGGAACTTCTGCGGCATCCGGACATCGTCGAAGCGGCCTACCTCGGGGTAAACCATGAACCTGACGCCGCCATTGTGGGCTGA